In Acidobacteriota bacterium, the sequence AAGCGCTTGAAGAACCTCATCACCATCAAGCAGATCCAGCCCTGGCAGGTGACCCAAACCCAAAACAACATCCAGTACCCGATTGGCAGCCGACTCAGTACACATCCCCAGTTGGAGTGCCAGCTCAAAGACGGCAATCATGCCATATCCCACCGCTTCCCCATGACGGAACCACCGATACCGGGTCACGGCTTCAAACGCATGACCAAACGTATGCCCGAAGTTCAAAATTCGCCGAAGCCCCCCTTCCCGCTCATCAGCCTCCACCACATCAGCTTTAATGCGGCAACATCGGGCAATAGCCTGACGCAAAAAAGCGGTATCCTCAGAACTCCAGGTACTGACTCGGCGGGTTGGAAACGGGAGAAAGTGCTCTAGCTCGGAAAAAAACGAGGCATCCCGAATCACACCATACTTCAGCGCCTCGCACCACCCCGCGTTCCACTCACGCTTTGGGAGTGTTTGGAGCGTCGTTGGGTCAATCAGAACCAGTGCCGGTTGATGAAAGGCACCAATTAGATTCTTGCCTCGTGGATGATTGACCGCTGTTTTGCCGCCGACTGAACTATCAATCTGGGCCAGCAGCGTGGTTGGCATCTGAACATAGGGAACTCCACGCAGGTAGGTGGCGGCGATAAATCCCGTCATATCCCCGACTACGCCACCACCAAGGGCGAGCAACGAAGCTTCGCGTTCCACTTTCTGTTCAATCAGAAAGGACCAGATTCGGTTGGCAGTCTGAATCGTCTTAAAGCGTTCCCCATCTCCCATCAAAAAAACCAGGGTGCGAATTCCAGCTTGCTGCAGGCTGGCGTCCACGGTTGAACCATACAACCTCCACACCTTTGGATTTGAAACAATCACCACCGTGCGGGCATACTTTCCAAGCCGGTCGTTGACTGCCTGACCAGCCTGGCGACATACATCGGCGGCAACCCAAACCGGATAAGATCGCTCTCCCAGGGCCACTTCAACAATTGTGGTTTCCGTCATCGGTTCCAATCCTCACTCAGGGCTTCAGCATTGAGAGCTCCAAGTCCAATTTGGGCAGCCAGTTCTTCAAGGGTGTAGCGATGCCCGGTATTCCATAAATCAATCACCAGGTCCCCTGCCCGGCGGGATCGCCACCAGTATCCGAACCGGGTTTTCACATAGTCTCTCAACTGCGCTTCAAAACAATAGGCTCGAACGGTCACCCCGGCTTCAAACCCGCGATTGAGTAAAAAGAGTGCCTCAGATGGGGTGTATTCGATCTGCATCAACTCTGAAAAACGTCTGGCGACCTGTTCGAGCGACGGGCGGGGTTCCCCAGGGGTGGTTTGAAAATACCTGGCGGCACAGAGCAGGCAGGCAGCGGCTTCGCGGAGTTCCCACAGCTTTGCCCGGCGAACCGGGCTTAGAATGCGTTGGGGCAACGGCAGGTCCAGCATTTCCCCTAACCATTGTTTTTCCAGCAATAATTGCCCAAAGAACGCCGCAAACCCCTGGCGAACAGAAGTGTCGGCACCATAGCGAAGCTCAATCGGCAACTGGCGGGACGTCCACACTGCCTGTTGGGCCATTGCCGCCGTTTGAAAAAAGCGGACAAAGGCATTCCATCCACTGTCTGATTGAAACCCAACCCGAATGTCATCTGGAATCTGAACTCGGGCACAATAGAGTTGCAGTTGAGAAACGGCCTGAAACCGAAGCGCTGGTTGTTGCCAGGGCCGGACGCCAAACCCACGAACCGTCGCCTCATAAGATCGCACCAGTTTTTCAGCCGGGAAGAATTCATTGAGCGCTCCGACGTGCCCCCAACTCACACAATCAGCCCGACGAAGAGAGACAACTGAGCGGCACAACTCATTGGCCCAGAGGGAAAGCGCCTGATTCCATTGGTTTTCGGTCAAGTGCAGGAACGATTCGCAGAGACTTAGCAGTGATGAAAATTCACATCCGAATGCCTGAGCCTGGTCAACCTGTAGTTTTCCCCAACTCGAAACGCCCAGCCGCGCGGCGCCTTCATCGAGCCGAACAATGCGTTCCACGTACAAATCAACCAGTGATGCCAGCGCATTTTCCCACTGTCGAGTCAGCGCTTCGGGATGGTGTCGAGGATGGAGTTGCGATAATTGGCGTTCAGCCTGAAAAAAACCAAGTGGTTCGCTTTTCCACTGCAACTGATACTTACTCGTGGCCCGGGCCAGTTCCAGACTCACTTCGCGAGCCTGCATTTCAACAAATTCGGTTTGGGCAAAAACAATCAATGTCTCAATCGCCCGCCGTGCCGATTCCCCTCGCGGTTTGGCAGCTTCGCGTTCTTTGGAAAGTGTATCGAGCCCCGAATCAGTAAACAGGTCCTGAAATCGGCTAAATATGGATCCAGGCATTGGTTCAGTTGGGTTTATAGACCGCCACCCCTGGCACAGAGCCAGATTGAGGGCGGTCTGAAACGTCTGAAACTCAACTCGATACTCATCAAAATTCATAGGTCAGTTCTGGCCGGATTGAAGCTCATTCACTAAATGCACCCACTCCTGTTGAAAGTACGCCTGATTGAATCGGGCAACCTGGGTATAGGCGGCAAGTCTGGTTTCCATCGGTGTTTGAAGCTGCGCCTGAATTTGGGTTGAAAGGCAGTTCCAATCCAAAAACGGCTGCCGGGCCAGTTCAGCCAGTTGTTTCATCCCCGCAACCGGGTTCAAAAGAGTTGGGACATGCACCAAAATGGCTTCAGTCGCACACCGTCCCCACCCTTCCAGCACGGTTGATGGAAAAATCGCCACGTCACAGGCTCTGAGAAATTCGAGATACGCTGAATAGGAAAGGCTGGTGTTGGGCATCAGGGCATTCAATACAGCTTTGTTCCCAGTGGTCACAAAGTGGTATTGAGGGTGGTGGTCAATAAACTCCGTCAATTTTCGGACTTCAATATTGTGTTTGACACGCCCGACATACACCACTGGCTTGTTTGGTGGAAAATTGAATTTTGTTTTGAGGTCGCTTTTGGGAAGCAGATTGATGGCGTCAATCAGGTTGACATCATAGGCATTGTAAATCACCCGTGATCGAATATGATGCTCAGCCAGAAACGTCTGCCAGTAGGGTGACACACACACCACTTCAAAACAGTCAGCCAGTGCCTTTAGCGTTTTCTCCCACAGCCAATCTTCCTGCCAGGTGCGAAGAATCGTTGGATCATAATGGTGCAGGATAAAAATGGCTCGCTGCCGCATGGTCTTGCGAAACAACCAGAAGCTGAAATCGTCCCAGAGAAAGAAGGCATTTCGGTCAAACCAGGGAAGTGACCAGGCGGTCCGCCAGAGATGCTGTAATCGGCGATTGCGACGCGGATCGCCTGTCCGTTTGTGGTCCACCAGCGTGTGGAGTGAAGCGTAGGGAGCAAGCGCCTCGTGAACCATCCGCAAATAGACTCTTCCACCCGTAATCCCTTCAGGCTCAAGTAAATAAAGACGCTTTCCCATAGTTTATCCAACTCAGGCAACCAGAAAAATCGCTATCCGCAATCGCTATCGTTTCTCAACTTGAATGCGCACAGTATAGCTGCCTGAGTTGTCGGCTAAGTCATTTTCATTGACACTCAGAAAGAGCTTTCCGCTGCGGGGGGCAGTAAATTCACGTGATTTTCCGATGAATAAAAATTCATCATTGTCATCACCAATCACCGCAATCAGTGCTCCGGTCGGACGGTCAGCCACGAGTTTTCCAGGGTCCTCGCTTTCAATCCCATCCGGAGAAGCTTCAAACCCTTTTCCAAGTTGAATGGTGCCATCCGCCGAAATTGTCACCCGGTCTCCTTTTTCGACATCAATTTTGGCGTAAGTCCAATCTTCTTTGGCCACAACGGTTGCAAACCCAATCACGGGTGGGACGGCTGGTCGTGGTGGTTCAGGATTGGTGGTTGGAGTGGTCGTACGATCAGATTCACCAGTAACTGGCGGCTCAGTGGTTGTGGTGCCGGAGGTTGAAGCACCGGTTCCTGGGTCGGAAGGTTGGGTTGAAGTCGCTGAGGGACTGGTGTAGGTATCGGTTCGGGTCGGTGACTTTTCTCCATAGGAACTACCAAACCCAGACGGTAACGGACGACCATCAAATTCAACGCTGTCAATGTCATCCAGGGCAATAATCGCTCGTGACTCAGCCGAAGCCCCTTCATACACAATGACAAATTTTCGATCACTGTAGCTGACGATTTTTCCCGTAATGGCCTGGCCGTTTTTCATTCGGATCACATCTGCCCAGGTTGGAACAACCAGTACCAGCAAACAGAGGGCACTGCCTAAAACGGTCAAAAAACGTGAGGATTGACGAACGGATATCTTCTTCTGCATAAGTGGTGTGTACTTGCAACCCAATTGGGCTGCATGACTGCCTCCAGATGGATGAAATCAGCAATGTGTGGGACGTCTTTGAGCGCACCTCGTTGGCGGGTACAGCCATCAACACATTGATCGGTGTGGACTGCCAGACTACTTTTATCTTCCCCAAATTTCAACCTGTCACAGGTTTCAGTTTTGAGATCCAAGCCATGAAAACCATTCATGTTGACCAAAAAACAGGTCTTCAACACGTTCGCTTCTCGGGGTTTATTGAACGCTTTCGGCTCGCCGGTATCCAGATTTGCGGTTTGGGATTGCTGGTGATCTTGTTTTTGGGGTCAACCGTCAGCGCCCAAACCGCCAGATCCAAACCCACGGCCTTCCCAACCCGAGAACTGGCTGAATTTCATAAAGCCCTTTCCCCACTGGTCAAGCAGGCATTGCCAAACAAGGATTTTGGCCGAATCCGCCGCAGTACCCCAGTCCTGAGCCGGTTGCGCACAAAGATTCTGCAATCCCCACTCCCGCCAGTCCGAAGCGAAGAAGAACCGGGCATCCACGAATTGCTCAGTTTTCTTGATGAAGCCACCAGCGATCTGGTACGGGTGGTCAACGAACACGGTAGCAATGATGATGTCAAAGACGCCCTGCTCGCCATTGAGTTGGAATTTGAGGATCTGGTGGATGCGATAAACTCGGCGAAAGAG encodes:
- the aroB gene encoding 3-dehydroquinate synthase; the protein is MTETTIVEVALGERSYPVWVAADVCRQAGQAVNDRLGKYARTVVIVSNPKVWRLYGSTVDASLQQAGIRTLVFLMGDGERFKTIQTANRIWSFLIEQKVEREASLLALGGGVVGDMTGFIAATYLRGVPYVQMPTTLLAQIDSSVGGKTAVNHPRGKNLIGAFHQPALVLIDPTTLQTLPKREWNAGWCEALKYGVIRDASFFSELEHFLPFPTRRVSTWSSEDTAFLRQAIARCCRIKADVVEADEREGGLRRILNFGHTFGHAFEAVTRYRWFRHGEAVGYGMIAVFELALQLGMCTESAANRVLDVVLGLGHLPGLDLLDGDEVLQALQLDKKSSGGTVRFIVPTTIGEVVEIPSPEATVLKATLRTVQRKVSEWNASG